Proteins from a genomic interval of Lolium perenne isolate Kyuss_39 chromosome 1, Kyuss_2.0, whole genome shotgun sequence:
- the LOC127302731 gene encoding monothiol glutaredoxin-S11: MASGGGAVREVGSRAELDAAVGGARAAAVHFWASWCEASKQMDEVFAHLAVDFPHALFLRVEAEEQPEISEAYGVSAVPYFVFCKDGKTVDTLEGANPASLANKVAKLAGPANVAESAAPASLGVAAGPAVLEKVQQLAQQNGSSAAESATALNKRLEQLVNSHPVILFMKGNPDEPRCGFSRRVVDILKQEGVEFGSFDILGDNEVREGMKKFSNWPTFPQLYCKGELLGGCDIVIAMHESGELKDVLKEHNIPLRPQGSKIEEPVISESTGEKSPEPIGLTEAQKARLESLTNSNPVMIFIKGSPEEPKCGFSGKVIHILKQEKIPFSSFDILSDDEVRQGLKVLSNWPSYPQVYIKGELVGGSDIVMEMHKSGELKKVLSEKGIIPKDSLEDRLKALISSSPVMLFMKGNPDAPLCGFSSKVVNALRGAGVSFGSFDILSDEEVRQGLKTYSNWPTFPQLYYKSELVGGCDIVLEMEKSGELKSTLSE, from the exons ATGGCGAGCGGCGGCGGGGCGGTGAGGGAGGTGGGGTCGAGGGCGGAGCTGGACGCGGCGGTGGGCGGCGCGCGGGCCGCCGCGGTGCACTTCTGGGCGTCATGGTGCGAGGCCTCCAAGCAGATGGACGAGGTCTtcgcgcacctcgccgtcgacttCCCGCACGCGCTCTTCCTCCGG GTTGAAGCTGAAGAACAGCCGGAAATTTCAGAGGCATATGGAGTTTCAGCAGTACCatactttgttttctgcaag GATGGCAAGACTGTTGATACTCTGGAGGGTGCAAATCCAGCCAGCCTGGCCAATAAGGTTGCAAAGTTAGCTGGGCCTGCCAATGTTGCTGAGTCTGCTGCACCTGCTAGCCTGGGGGTTGCTGCTGGGCCTGCTGTGCTTGAAAAGGTCCAACAATTGGCACAGCAAAATGGATCTTCAGCTGCTGAAAGTGCAACTGCTCTGAATAAGCGATTGGAGCAGCTTGTCAATTCCCATCCTGTCATCTTATTTATGAAGGGAAATCCAGACGAACCAAGGTGTGGTTTCAGTCGAAGAGTGGTTGACATTTTGAAGCAGGAAGGTGTTGAGTTTGGGAGCTTTGATATCCTTGGAGATAATGAAGTACGTGAAGGAATGAAGAAGTTCTCTAACTGGCCAACGTTTCCTCAGTTGTACTGCAAAGGTGAGCTGCTTGGTGGATGTGATATTGTTATTGCTatgcatgaaagtggtgagctgaAGGATGTGTTGAAGGAGCACAACATTCCTCTCCGCCCACAAGGAAGCAAAATTGAGGAGCCAGTGATATCCGAGTCTACAGGTGAAAAGAGTCCTGAACCAATTGGGCTTACTGAAGCTCAGAAAGCTCGTTTGGAGAGCCTCACTAATTCTAACCCAGTGATGATATTTATAAAAGGTTCACCTGAGGAGCCCAAGTGTGGATTCAGTGGGAAGGTCATTCATATTCTTAAGCAAGAGAAGATTCCTTTctcaagttttgacattctttcAGATGATGAGGTTAGGCAGGGCCTAAAGGTTCTATCGAACTGGCCTAGCTACCCTCAAGTGTACATAAAGGGTGAACTGGTTGGTGGTTCTGACATAGTGATGGAGATGCATAAGAGTGGGGAGCTAAAGAAGGTTCTGTCCGAGAAAGGGATTATTCCGAAAGACAGCCTAGAGGACCGACTAAAGGCCTTGATTTCCTCATCCCCAGTGATGCTGTTCATGAAGGGCAACCCAGATGCTCCACTTTGCGGCTTTAGTTCGAAAGTTGTGAATGCATTGAGAGGAGCAGGGGTCAGCTTTGGGTCCTTTGACATTCTATCTGATGAGGAAGTCAGGCAAGGTCTGAAGACTTACTCGAACTGGCCCACATTTCCCCAGCTCTACTACAAATCAGAACTGGTGGGGGGTTGTGACATTGTTCTTGAGATGGAAAAGAGTGGAGAGTTGAAGTCCACTCTTTCGGAGTAG
- the LOC127302751 gene encoding pentatricopeptide repeat-containing protein At4g21705, mitochondrial — MASSSLFAAGRRLLRLGRGRLFHCRSRSHNPTPLLLPTRTASSPRSRTYSSERPARRSLSLQSTLWPLGHPGTLLVPEIERWAEKTGNRLRPVELERVVKELRKRRRHRQALEVSEWMSAKGHVKFLPKDHAVHLDLVGQVHGVGAAEAYFSNLPDKDKTEKPYGALLNCYTREHLVDESLAHFQKMKELGFVFSSLPYNNLMGLYTNIGQHEKVPSVIAEMKSNGIMPDNFSYRICINSYGTRADFFGMEKTLEDMECEPQIVVDSNTYAVVASNYIKGNLRDKAISALKKSEAKIDIKDSDNYNHLISLYGQLEDKSEVKRLWALQMSNCKRHINKDYTTMLAMLVKLDEIEEAEALLKEWESSENAFDFHVPDVLLTGYRQKGMLDKAEALLDDFLKKRKTPPSTSWAIVAIGYAEKGDAAKAYELIKNALCVYSPNSGWVPRAAMIQMILKYLGDEGELKDVENFIHLLQAAMPMNSDMTEALSRARMREAGGAEEEAPSSTKASG, encoded by the exons ATGGCTTCCTCCTCCCTCTTCGCCGCcgggcgccgcctcctccgcctcggccgcgGGAGGCTCTTCCACTGCAGATCCCGCTCCCACAACCCCACTCCTCTTCTCCTCCCCACGCGGACCGCATCCTCTCCTCGCAGTCGCACCTACAGCTCCGAGAGGCCGGCGCGGCGGTCGCTGAGCCTACAGTCCACGCTGTGGCCGCTGGGCCACCCGGGCACGCTCCTGGTGCCGGAGATCGAGCGCTGGGCGGAGAAGACCGGGAACCGCCTCCGCCCAGTCGAGCTGGAGCGCGTCGTCAAAGAGCTCCgcaagcgccgccgccaccgccaggcccTCGAG GTCTCTGAGTGGATGAGTGCTAAGGGTCATGTCAAATTTTTGCCAAAGGATCATGCTGTTCACCTGGATTTGGTCGGTCAAGTTCATGGAGTGGGAGCAGCAGAAGCCTACTTCAGTAATCTGCCTGATAAAGATAAGACGGAGAAACCTTACGGTGCACTCCTGAACTGCTACACACGAGAACACCTAGTTGACGAATCCTTGGCTCATTTTCAGAAGATGAAAGAGCTGGGTTTTGTGTTCAGTAGTCTCCCCTATAACAACCTCATGGGCCTGTATACTAACATAGGACAGCATGAGAAGGTCCCTTCAGTGATTGCAGAGATGAAAAGCAATGGTATCATGCCTGACAACTTCAGCTACAGAATATGCATAAACTCGTACGGCACACGCGCAGATTTTTTCGGCATGGAGAAAACCCTGGAAGATATGGAGTGTGAGCCTCAAATTGTTGTTGACTCGAACACCTATGCCGTTGTGGCGAGCAACTACATCAAGGGGAATCTTAGGGACAAGGCAATCTCTGCCTTAAAAAAATCAGAAGCAAAAATTGACATAAAAGATTCAGATAACTATAACCACCTGATATCTCTGTACGGCCAGCTGGAGGACAAGTCAGAGGTGAAGAGGCTCTGGGCACTCCAGATGTCAAACTGCAAGAGGCATATTAATAAGGACTACACTACAATGCTTGCAATGCTTGTGAAGCTTGATGAAATCGAAGAAGCAGAGGCCTTGTTGAAAGAGTGGGAGTCGAGTGAAAACGCGTTCGACTTCCATGTCCCAGATGTTTTGCTCACCGGATACCGGCAGAAGGGCATGCTGGACAAGGCCGAGGCGCTGCTTGATGACTtcttgaagaagaggaagacgccTCCTTCAACCAGTTGGGCCATCGTGGCAATCGGGTATGCGGAGAAAGGTGATGCTGCGAAAGCGTATGAGCTAATAAAGAATGCCCTTTGTGTTTATTCTCCTAACAGTGGTTGGGTCCCGAGGGCTGCAATGATTCAGATGATCCTGAAGTATCTTGGAGACGAAGGTGAACTCAAGGATGTTGAAAATTTCATTCATCTGCTGCAAGCTGCTATGCCTATGAACTCAGATATGACGGAGGCTTTGTCAAGGGCTCGTATGAGAGAGGCTGGaggtgcagaggaagaagctccaaGCTCAACAAAAGCATCAGGATAA